Genomic DNA from Theileria equi strain WA chromosome 4 map unlocalized gcontig_1105316255033, whole genome shotgun sequence:
TCTCTGCTGTGGAGCTCAGATCTCTCAATAAAGTTTTAAGAACAAAAGTATCATATCCAAAGAGTAAATATACCTAAAGAGTATCGAATGTGTTGCCATATAACCGAACCAACAGTTGATTATATAGGAAGTTTGACACATTTCATTTTATCAACGATTTGCTGtttattttttgaaaaatctTGCTGATTTACTCTTTAAAGAAAAGGTTAGGGCGTTGATAAATCTGCATTTGCGCCACAGCATCCGCTTACCAGTTTTATAACTTCCCCTTTGGTGTCTTTACTGATTTTCACCCAATGGTTAAAACTACAAATGTTCAAGGGTATCTTCAGGGGGATTGAACTCTAGCTCATCGCATAATATTAGTTGCCAAGATTCTGTTTTACTCCATCTTTGCCAAAATATCGGAGAAAGATGCTGAGTGTGTACATTATATTAATGAAGTTAGAATAGCCAAAACATCGGCTTAAAATGGCCTACAAATACAGTGACCAAGGGTCAGTACCATTCAATCCACCATTgatggatgaagaagttgaGAACCAGGAAATTACAAAACAAGATGTATACTCGATACTTTTGTTATTATTGCTCTACGTGATACAGGGGATACCTATAGGGATCAGAAATGCTATACCACTGGTAATTCATGATCGAGCAAGCTATTCAAGTATAGCGCTACTATCACTGACTAGTTTGCCGTATGCATTAAAGTTGCTCTGGGCACCTATCCTAGATTTTGTGTACATACAACGTCTAGGTAAACGTAAAACATGGATAATTCCAACCCAGTTTCTATGTGGACTGTTTCTATTATATGGCAGTATTGATGGAAAACTCGATAACTGGATAGGTCAGGATGAAACAGTAGATACAGCCACACTTTTTAtttattttttcatcatttactTTTTATTAGCAACGCAAGATATTGCCGTAGATGGGTGGGCATTGACAATGCTGCCCCCTCATTTGAGAATACATTCATCAACCTGCAATTCAGCAGGCCAATCTCTCGGGATAAACATTGCTTTTATGGGTTTTATCACACTAAATTCCCGCGATTCTTGCATAAGACTATACCATTTTTGGAACAAAATTTGTTCTTTGTTCGGTATAAATTATATTCCCCCTGATGATAATTCCATTGTCCCTTTAGTCACACTTTCTGGGTTCTGCAGATTTTTCGGAATAATCATCATACTATGTACTATTTGCGTTTTCTTTAAAAGAGAATTGGACGATAAGCCAATTCTTAGAGATGAAGTTATAGAACTTGAATTTGGAACAATTTCTCAGCAGGATCCatatataaatgagaaAAACACCCAAGTTTTACAATCATACAAGACTCTAATGAAGATCATCTTTTTGAAACCAGTGCGCATAATGGCGTTTCTATTATTGACaaagaaaatattcttttcACCGGAGGAGCCAGCAGATCTGAAACTACTAGGAAACGGGCTTCCAAAAGACATGTTTGCACTCGCCAGGCCTATCCTTGTACCCATTGAGATTATATTCCCACCAATTGTAAGTTGCATAGTTTACAATTTTTACTGTATTGCGTTCATCTTACTTTTATTTGCAGATTTCCATCTACATTAACCAGTATGGCGCATCATCTGTCATGCTCAGGGGGTTGTATGCGCACTTACTAGAATTAATTGCGTCTACAGTATTTATAGTCATAACTGGAATCTATTACAAAGAGGAAAGGGGAAGAATTTTGCGTCTGTTATACTATGGTGTATTCATTTCCATGCTGGTATTTCGCCAAATCGTCAAAATGGTAATCAATGTGGCCGATGTCGCCTGGTTTGCTACAGTCTCTGATCCTAAAATCGGCGGGACATACATGACACTTTTAAATACGTTTAGCAATATCGGATACCTTTGGCCTTCTTCATTGGCATTTTTACTCGTTGATCCACTGGGTTAGTTTATGTGCATGCATGTTGTTGAATCCAATCTTTCAAAAAAGATTGATATGGCTGGCAGTCTTGCCTATTGAGTAGAGGATGGAGAGGGTCTATTCAATTTATGACCAAGGATAATGTAGCATTAGATGGTTGTACTGCATAAGCATGGGTGGCATCCCAAAGTCAGACTTGGAGATCTTGTGGATGACACTTTTATGGCGCTCTTTACATGCCATTCTGGTTGACGATTTCTCtaatgataaagagttacGGTACTGGCATCCGAATAATAGTTAAATGGTTTGGACGTATGAATAGTATTCCCAGTTGTCTGGTCACACACTGGGTTTTGGCTACCGTATTGGCCTTCCACCTTTTCACACTAGGCATTATGACTATCAATCAGTCGCACATATTCACTTATTGGTTCCCGCTATTCCTCCCTATTTATGCTTGTTACTCACCATCACGTTATAGGAATCTTGACGAAGATCGACGGCATATACATCGAGTGTGCAATTTGTATCGTGTCTGGGATCATTCTATTCCCCAAGTATGATGCATTGATATCTCGGCTAAAATCGTATGGCCGACGTGATTGGCACATTGATTGAGGATCTTACACCTCTGTCCTGGGTGGGGTCACGCGAATAGCCCCTAAGCCCTAGTATATAATATGCTTCGTAATTTTTTCTCCTTCCATAGTTATTAAGCGTGTGGTTGTAATTATTGTAGCCAGGGTCCAACCATCGGTGTATCCCATAGTCGACGGGTGTGAAGATGGCGAACTTTGTGGAAGAGAATCACCAAGTATCTGAAATCGGGGAGTCAAATGTGGACGTGGATCCATCAGTTTTGAATGGAGTAAGAAGCGGGAACAGGTCAAGTTTCAGGACATCACAGCGCGTCTACAAGCCCGTTCAGAACGGTAGAAATGACTTGGGAAA
This window encodes:
- a CDS encoding conserved hypothetical protein (encoded by transcript BEWA_015410A), with the translated sequence MAYKYSDQGSVPFNPPLMDEEVENQEITKQDVYSILLLLLLYVIQGIPIGIRNAIPLVIHDRASYSSIALLSLTSLPYALKLLWAPILDFVYIQRLGKRKTWIIPTQFLCGLFLLYGSIDGKLDNWIGQDETVDTATLFIYFFIIYFLLATQDIAVDGWALTMLPPHLRIHSSTCNSAGQSLGINIAFMGFITLNSRDSCIRLYHFWNKICSLFGINYIPPDDNSIVPLVTLSGFCRFFGIIIILCTICVFFKRELDDKPILRDEVIELEFGTISQQDPYINEKNTQVLQSYKTLMKIIFLKPVRIMAFLLLTKKIFFSPEEPADLKLLGNGLPKDMFALARPILVPIEIIFPPIISIYINQYGASSVMLRGLYAHLLELIASTVFIVITGIYYKEERGRILRLLYYGVFISMLVFRQIVKMVINVADVAWFATVSDPKIGGTYMTLLNTFSNIGYLWPSSLAFLLVDPLG